The following are encoded together in the Thermococcus sibiricus MM 739 genome:
- the glyS gene encoding glycine--tRNA ligase: MMVDKYEALQDLMRRRGFVWSSFEIYGGARGFYDYGPLGAIIKRKIEKKIREAFIREGFFEIETPDITPEEVFIASGHVDKFVDPLTECKKCGSRFRADHIVEEVLGIDTEGLSAEHLTQLIREHDIKCPECGGELADVWYFNLMFETYIGPYKDKKGYLRPETAQGIFVNFKRLNNFARNQLPFGVFQIGKAYRNEISPRQGMLRLREFSQAEVEIFFDPKQKEHPHFEEVKDEVLRFYPIENQLKNLGMIELTLDEAVKKGYVMNTFFAYYMAMVKRILLDIGIPANKIRFRQQLPEERAHYSSDTWDVEIHSERFGWIECVGIAYRGNYDLSRHVKESGADLTVMIHYKEPKIIKKLKISLNMKRVGPKLKGDAKRINQKLQEMTQEELKKIFEGLEKIGKVFLDGYELEKEDFIIKEVEEKVHGEKLVPHVLEPSFGIDRPFYLLLENSIVMDEDSRVYLKIKKDMAPIEVAVLPLVAKEPLTSIAYEIFRTLQKEGFIVVYDEKDTVGRRYARYDEIGTPYCVTIDNQTPEDNTVTIRDRDTREQIRVKIEELPEKLRELIFG, encoded by the coding sequence ATAATGGTGGACAAGTATGAGGCTCTTCAAGATTTAATGAGAAGGAGAGGTTTTGTATGGAGTAGTTTTGAAATCTATGGTGGAGCGAGAGGTTTTTACGATTATGGTCCTCTTGGAGCTATAATAAAAAGGAAAATTGAGAAAAAGATTAGAGAGGCTTTTATAAGAGAGGGTTTCTTTGAGATTGAGACTCCTGATATCACTCCAGAAGAGGTTTTTATAGCTTCTGGTCATGTGGACAAGTTTGTAGATCCCTTGACTGAGTGTAAAAAATGCGGGTCAAGGTTTAGAGCAGATCACATTGTTGAAGAGGTACTTGGGATTGACACTGAAGGACTAAGCGCCGAACATCTCACTCAACTAATCCGGGAACATGATATAAAATGCCCTGAGTGTGGGGGAGAATTGGCTGATGTATGGTACTTCAACCTGATGTTTGAGACTTATATTGGACCTTATAAAGATAAAAAAGGTTATCTTAGGCCTGAAACTGCTCAGGGCATATTTGTAAACTTCAAACGCTTAAACAACTTCGCCAGAAATCAATTACCTTTTGGGGTCTTCCAGATAGGAAAAGCTTATAGAAACGAGATTTCTCCTAGACAGGGGATGTTAAGACTTAGAGAGTTTTCTCAGGCAGAAGTGGAGATTTTCTTTGATCCTAAACAAAAGGAGCATCCACATTTCGAAGAAGTTAAAGACGAAGTTTTAAGATTCTATCCAATAGAGAATCAACTTAAAAACCTCGGAATGATTGAACTCACACTTGACGAGGCAGTTAAGAAAGGATATGTTATGAACACATTTTTTGCTTACTATATGGCCATGGTTAAAAGAATCCTTCTTGATATTGGTATTCCAGCAAATAAAATACGATTCAGACAGCAATTACCGGAGGAAAGGGCCCACTACTCAAGTGATACATGGGATGTGGAGATTCACAGTGAAAGATTTGGATGGATAGAGTGCGTGGGTATAGCCTACAGAGGCAACTATGATTTGAGCAGGCATGTAAAAGAAAGTGGGGCCGACTTAACTGTTATGATACACTACAAGGAACCTAAAATAATTAAGAAGCTCAAAATTTCCCTTAACATGAAAAGAGTTGGGCCCAAACTCAAAGGAGATGCAAAGAGGATCAACCAGAAGCTACAAGAGATGACTCAAGAAGAGCTTAAGAAGATATTTGAAGGCCTTGAAAAAATTGGAAAAGTATTTCTAGATGGCTATGAGCTTGAAAAAGAGGACTTCATAATCAAAGAAGTGGAAGAAAAAGTACATGGTGAAAAGTTAGTACCCCACGTGCTGGAACCAAGCTTTGGTATTGATAGGCCTTTCTATCTCCTTTTGGAGAATTCAATAGTTATGGATGAAGATAGTAGAGTCTATCTAAAGATAAAGAAGGATATGGCTCCAATTGAGGTTGCAGTTCTACCATTAGTAGCAAAAGAACCTCTTACGAGCATAGCCTATGAGATCTTTCGAACACTACAGAAAGAGGGATTCATAGTAGTTTATGATGAAAAAGACACCGTTGGGAGGAGATATGCAAGGTATGATG
- a CDS encoding acyl CoA:acetate/3-ketoacid CoA transferase, which produces MMRKILKSEEAVEKISDNSVVAISGFNLLVAPEYLILKLYERYKQTGHPKGLFLEVNPIPTAPGRVLDKIATELYNDPDQEFLSGILVTYPGWSPTLQKMIQENRIEGYTWSIGTASWFFREVARGLPGVLTRVGLGTFLDPREDGGYLNELAKKRKRCKIEVVNIQGREYLLYQAPKPTVALIRGTTADELGNITTEKEGSFTEILNLAQASKAEPNKGIVIAQVERIARYPSLNPQDIKVPGPLVDYVVVAPPEFHMQSANIHYDPRVSGELIPPITSNPALKSPLNTRKVIARRVLLEMINLVKKLGKPILVNLGIGIPTEVAEIATEEGLQEYVLTTVESGPFGGIALKGPDFGASIGPFAIISQPDQFANYEGGVIDAASLGFMEVDEKGNVNPSLLPGRLPGPGGFPVISYGSPRMFFAGHFTAGEKKLEIRNGKLKIVKDGEIEKFVKNVYKIVYNAALGLEKGQEVIYITERAVFRLTEKGLVLEEYAPGIDVDKDILDRMQFQPKISRKLDEMDERLFKKGLMGLKEDIKTI; this is translated from the coding sequence ATGATGAGAAAAATACTAAAAAGTGAAGAAGCCGTTGAAAAAATTTCGGATAATTCAGTAGTCGCGATTTCAGGTTTTAACCTTTTAGTGGCTCCGGAATACCTCATTTTAAAACTTTATGAGAGGTATAAACAAACAGGCCATCCAAAAGGCCTCTTCCTTGAAGTGAATCCAATACCAACAGCTCCAGGGAGAGTTCTTGATAAGATCGCAACAGAGCTATACAACGATCCTGACCAAGAGTTTTTGTCCGGAATCTTGGTTACTTATCCTGGCTGGTCTCCAACACTACAAAAGATGATCCAAGAAAATAGAATCGAAGGGTACACCTGGTCGATTGGAACAGCCTCTTGGTTTTTCAGGGAAGTTGCAAGGGGATTACCTGGTGTATTAACTAGGGTTGGACTTGGAACATTTCTTGATCCAAGAGAGGACGGAGGATATTTGAATGAATTGGCCAAAAAGAGAAAGAGGTGTAAGATTGAGGTCGTTAACATTCAGGGGAGGGAATATCTGCTATACCAGGCCCCCAAGCCAACCGTAGCTCTTATTAGGGGTACGACAGCAGATGAACTTGGGAATATCACAACAGAAAAAGAGGGAAGTTTCACGGAGATACTTAATTTAGCTCAAGCTTCAAAAGCTGAACCAAATAAAGGTATTGTAATCGCTCAAGTGGAAAGAATTGCCCGATATCCCTCTTTAAATCCTCAAGACATTAAAGTACCCGGCCCTCTTGTAGATTATGTTGTTGTGGCTCCTCCTGAGTTCCACATGCAAAGTGCAAATATTCATTACGATCCTAGAGTCTCAGGAGAGCTCATTCCTCCAATTACTTCGAACCCGGCTTTAAAATCTCCGTTAAATACTCGGAAGGTTATCGCACGACGGGTTCTATTAGAAATGATAAACCTTGTGAAAAAGCTTGGAAAACCAATTTTGGTCAACTTGGGCATAGGAATACCCACTGAAGTTGCTGAAATTGCAACAGAAGAAGGACTTCAAGAGTATGTATTAACAACAGTTGAATCTGGGCCATTTGGAGGGATTGCACTAAAAGGACCAGACTTTGGAGCTTCTATTGGGCCTTTTGCCATAATTTCTCAGCCCGATCAATTTGCCAACTATGAGGGGGGAGTAATTGATGCAGCGAGTCTAGGGTTTATGGAAGTAGATGAAAAGGGAAATGTAAATCCCTCTCTGCTCCCTGGTAGGTTACCGGGTCCAGGAGGGTTCCCTGTAATTTCATATGGTTCGCCAAGAATGTTTTTTGCCGGCCACTTTACAGCAGGTGAAAAGAAGTTGGAGATAAGAAATGGAAAGCTCAAAATAGTGAAGGATGGAGAGATTGAGAAGTTTGTTAAAAATGTGTATAAAATAGTGTATAATGCGGCACTTGGATTGGAAAAAGGGCAAGAGGTTATTTACATTACAGAAAGAGCAGTTTTTAGACTTACAGAGAAAGGGCTTGTTCTTGAGGAGTATGCCCCGGGAATTGATGTAGACAAAGACATCCTAGATAGGATGCAGTTCCAACCCAAAATTAGTAGAAAACTAGACGAAATGGATGAAAGACTATTTAAGAAGGGTCTTATGGGATTAAAAGAGGATATAAAAACGATTTGA
- a CDS encoding metallophosphoesterase family protein, whose translation MKIIAITDIHGRANKVKEILEHLKGEEFDLILIAGDITHFGGKEAAYNILKEFISFEKPFYAVMGNCDGRDTLELLEELNVNLHGKRIEFNGVGITGIGGSNITPFSTIWELSENEIWEILVENYQDGDIVLSHAPPRNTKVDKTFVGTHAGSKSLRKFIEEKHPPLVICGHIHEAMGIDEIGRTLIVNPGPLSRGHYAIIDFDENEKRVKDITLERF comes from the coding sequence ATGAAGATAATAGCAATAACAGACATCCATGGCAGAGCGAATAAAGTTAAAGAGATCTTGGAGCATCTTAAAGGCGAAGAGTTTGACCTTATCCTGATAGCCGGCGACATAACCCATTTTGGGGGCAAAGAAGCGGCTTACAATATCTTAAAAGAGTTCATAAGCTTTGAAAAACCCTTCTATGCCGTCATGGGGAACTGCGATGGCAGAGATACACTCGAACTGCTGGAGGAACTCAATGTAAATCTCCATGGCAAAAGGATAGAGTTCAACGGCGTCGGCATTACTGGAATAGGCGGCTCAAACATAACGCCCTTTTCCACGATATGGGAACTCAGTGAAAACGAAATCTGGGAAATCTTAGTTGAAAACTACCAAGACGGGGACATAGTACTTTCCCATGCTCCACCTAGGAACACTAAAGTCGACAAAACTTTTGTTGGAACTCATGCAGGAAGCAAATCCTTAAGAAAGTTTATTGAAGAGAAGCACCCTCCACTGGTTATATGTGGGCATATACATGAGGCCATGGGTATAGATGAGATCGGAAGAACCCTTATTGTAAACCCTGGGCCTTTATCAAGAGGACATTATGCTATAATAGACTTTGATGAGAATGAGAAAAGAGTGAAGGATATAACTCTTGAGAGGTTTTAA
- a CDS encoding deoxyhypusine synthase — protein sequence MDPKKSVLKESSTEGIEEIPVVGPWLEDVSSLEEVIDYYERIGFQATHLGKAIEIWKKVEAKRAKGEEVRVFLGYTSNIVSSGLREIIAYLVKHKKVDVIVTTAGGVEEDFIKALKPFILGEWSVDDAKMREKGINRIGNIFVPNDRYIEFEKHMIPFFERLLEIEREEKRALTASEIIYKLGKYMDEKLGKEKEKSILYWAYKNDIPIFCPALTDGSFGDMLYFFKEERGDRELIIDIANDIVKLNNLAITAKETASIILGGSFPKHAIINANLFRGGTDYAIYITTAVPWDGSLSGAPPSEGVSWGKIKAKADYVEIWADATLVFPILVWKVMKG from the coding sequence TTGGATCCAAAAAAGTCCGTTCTTAAAGAATCATCCACAGAGGGAATTGAGGAAATCCCGGTTGTTGGCCCGTGGCTTGAAGATGTGAGCAGTTTGGAGGAGGTCATCGATTATTATGAGAGAATAGGATTTCAGGCTACTCATTTAGGAAAAGCTATTGAAATCTGGAAGAAGGTCGAAGCAAAAAGGGCTAAAGGGGAGGAAGTTAGGGTCTTTTTGGGATACACTTCCAACATAGTTTCTTCCGGCCTGAGAGAGATTATAGCATACCTCGTTAAGCACAAAAAGGTTGATGTAATAGTAACAACGGCTGGAGGAGTTGAGGAGGATTTCATAAAGGCCCTAAAGCCGTTTATCCTCGGTGAATGGAGTGTGGACGATGCGAAAATGAGAGAGAAGGGAATAAACAGAATCGGCAACATATTCGTGCCTAATGATAGATACATCGAGTTCGAGAAGCACATGATCCCATTCTTTGAGAGACTTTTGGAAATCGAGAGAGAAGAAAAGAGGGCTTTAACTGCAAGTGAGATTATCTATAAGCTCGGAAAATACATGGACGAGAAGCTTGGGAAGGAAAAGGAGAAGAGCATCTTATACTGGGCTTACAAGAATGACATTCCGATATTTTGCCCGGCTTTAACCGACGGTTCCTTTGGAGACATGCTCTACTTTTTTAAGGAAGAAAGAGGAGACAGGGAGCTTATTATAGACATTGCCAACGACATAGTGAAGCTCAACAACCTTGCAATCACGGCAAAAGAAACCGCTTCAATAATCCTTGGTGGCTCTTTCCCAAAGCATGCCATAATAAACGCAAACCTCTTCAGAGGAGGAACGGATTATGCTATCTACATCACTACCGCTGTCCCGTGGGACGGTTCGCTAAGCGGTGCACCGCCAAGTGAAGGGGTAAGCTGGGGCAAGATAAAGGCAAAAGCAGACTACGTTGAAATATGGGCCGATGCAACGCTGGTCTTCCCAATTTTGGTGTGGAAGGTTATGAAGGGGTAA
- a CDS encoding ATP-binding protein encodes MANFVNRTEELKAIKERLSSDGFELIVIYGRRRVGKTRLVLEAVRDFPHVYYLAVEGDNLRHFKETAERVFPEIRYVHEDWEALLHALRDKIIIIDEFPNLINENPAVLSIFQRVIDTKLVNSNTKLILLGSSVSMMTEKVLSYKSPLYGRRTGSMKLKPLKFFHLKGFFPRASWEELVEVYGMTDGIPFYIAQVRLPFWEWLDRELKSPVSFFRDEVDFLLRYEFTETKTYRRILEAIALGKTTPKEIRDFTGMKHSEITPYLRNLIETGLVVREVPLTEKPNSKRGRYYVADNFIAFWFRFIYPNLSLIEEGVFDVSEIQRDYNHYLGPVFEKIAKQFLVELNKAKKLPFRFMKIGRWWYKSEEVDLLALNERERKGLLVEVKWKELSEREARGILKDLERKAKLVGLEEWENFYGLVAKRIKGKEELKNEGLLVWDLKDFKEV; translated from the coding sequence ATGGCTAACTTCGTGAATAGGACGGAAGAACTCAAGGCAATTAAAGAGAGGCTCTCAAGCGATGGGTTTGAACTCATCGTTATCTACGGCAGGAGGCGTGTTGGGAAGACTCGCTTAGTCCTTGAAGCCGTGAGAGACTTTCCCCACGTTTATTATCTCGCCGTTGAAGGCGACAACTTGAGGCACTTCAAGGAAACCGCCGAAAGGGTCTTTCCGGAGATAAGGTATGTCCATGAGGATTGGGAGGCGCTTCTTCACGCTTTAAGGGACAAAATCATTATCATAGATGAGTTCCCAAACCTCATAAATGAAAACCCCGCAGTTTTGAGCATATTCCAGAGAGTCATTGATACCAAACTGGTTAACTCAAACACGAAGCTCATCCTCCTAGGATCTTCTGTGAGTATGATGACGGAGAAAGTCCTCAGCTACAAAAGCCCCCTCTACGGCAGGAGAACGGGCTCCATGAAGCTCAAACCGCTGAAGTTCTTCCACCTCAAGGGGTTCTTTCCCCGCGCAAGCTGGGAGGAGCTTGTAGAGGTCTACGGCATGACGGATGGGATTCCCTTCTACATAGCACAGGTCAGACTTCCCTTCTGGGAGTGGCTCGACCGGGAGCTGAAGAGCCCCGTGAGCTTCTTCCGTGACGAGGTCGATTTCCTGCTGAGGTACGAGTTCACGGAGACAAAAACATACAGGAGAATACTCGAAGCCATAGCCCTCGGCAAGACGACGCCCAAAGAGATAAGGGACTTCACGGGGATGAAGCACTCGGAGATAACCCCATACCTCAGGAATCTAATCGAGACTGGTCTAGTTGTGCGAGAAGTACCCCTGACGGAAAAACCAAACTCCAAGCGGGGCCGTTACTACGTTGCAGATAATTTCATCGCCTTCTGGTTTCGCTTCATCTATCCAAACCTCTCGCTCATAGAGGAGGGCGTATTTGATGTAAGTGAGATACAGCGGGACTACAACCACTACCTCGGTCCTGTTTTCGAGAAGATTGCAAAGCAGTTCCTTGTTGAGCTGAACAAAGCTAAAAAGTTGCCTTTCCGCTTTATGAAAATCGGCCGCTGGTGGTATAAGAGTGAGGAAGTCGATTTGCTGGCTCTGAACGAGCGCGAGAGGAAGGGTTTGCTGGTTGAAGTTAAGTGGAAAGAACTAAGCGAGAGAGAAGCCAGAGGTATTTTGAAGGATCTGGAGAGGAAAGCAAAACTGGTTGGGCTTGAAGAGTGGGAGAACTTTTATGGGCTTGTGGCAAAAAGGATAAAAGGGAAAGAAGAGCTAAAAAACGAAGGCTTGCTCGTGTGGGACTTGAAGGACTTTAAAGAAGTTTAA
- a CDS encoding rhomboid family intramembrane serine protease, whose product MSILSRERRHFVIMYLMILLTLISLHLAPFTLQEKLVMNYQEFSFSNPGDWIRLYTTHFVHVNFGHLLGNLIIFIVIFPTLYFLAEAGKDVGLFKRFLVFVFLILPPILSIVDLLVMRRYDLRYGMGFSGIDSALIGAVPYFSSNMLSRKFNFKLPPLMFSNSFMLITGGLISIIYSIFVIGIPLLIGGILLLVYTVSKAFREYDWNSLGKEAQKRKVVIRNFILAISLLIVGAIWAAFPRNLLGEAGLVNIFIHYLGLVSTLYLFPVIEELHTKNLIKRS is encoded by the coding sequence ATGTCCATACTTAGCAGAGAAAGACGACACTTTGTAATCATGTACCTTATGATACTTCTTACGCTTATCTCTCTGCACTTAGCTCCTTTTACTCTCCAAGAAAAGCTTGTAATGAACTACCAAGAGTTCTCTTTTTCAAATCCAGGAGACTGGATTAGATTATACACAACGCACTTTGTTCATGTGAACTTTGGTCATTTGCTAGGAAATTTAATCATATTCATAGTGATCTTCCCAACTCTATACTTCTTGGCCGAAGCTGGAAAAGATGTAGGACTTTTCAAAAGGTTCTTAGTTTTCGTTTTTCTAATCCTCCCCCCAATACTCTCTATTGTCGATTTGCTTGTAATGAGACGATATGATCTCCGCTATGGAATGGGATTTTCAGGGATAGATTCTGCACTGATTGGGGCTGTTCCATATTTTTCATCAAATATGCTGAGTAGGAAATTCAACTTCAAACTTCCACCATTGATGTTCTCAAACTCGTTTATGCTCATTACAGGTGGTTTAATCTCCATCATCTACTCCATTTTTGTGATCGGTATTCCACTGCTTATTGGAGGCATCCTCTTGTTAGTTTATACTGTTTCAAAGGCCTTCAGGGAGTACGATTGGAATTCCTTGGGCAAAGAAGCTCAAAAGAGAAAAGTTGTTATTAGAAATTTCATTCTGGCAATCTCTCTCTTGATCGTCGGAGCAATATGGGCAGCATTCCCAAGAAATCTACTCGGAGAAGCTGGCTTGGTAAATATTTTCATTCATTATCTTGGATTAGTGAGCACTCTCTATCTGTTTCCGGTAATAGAGGAACTCCATACTAAAAACTTAATAAAAAGGAGCTGA
- a CDS encoding molybdopterin molybdotransferase MoeA gives MREFKQLTPYREALEMMLNDIKEIEEIEELPLDDALGRVLAEDVISLIDLPPFDRSAVDGYAVRAEDTFQAREYSPVELEVIDEITAGMESKKEVSNGKAVKLMTGNKMPKGANAVIEQEKVKREGNKIYVLRPVAPGQNVAFKGEDVKKGEVVLKKGQILRPQDLGLLKGIGIKRVTVKRRPKVGIIVTGDELIEEPDEEALNEGKILESNSAMLKALIRQYFGESIFYGVIPDDEELIGATLERAKCECDLVLITGGSAFGEKDYAHKFVNLLFHGTTIKPGRPIGYGERIFVMSGYPAAVFAQFHLYVKYALAKLSGANYKPTKVKARLKEKVPSSLGRHEFVKVYYENGEAVPIKKKGSGIMSALVESNAYLEIPEDSEGYKEGEEVWVVLY, from the coding sequence ATGAGGGAATTTAAACAGCTAACACCCTACAGAGAAGCTCTTGAGATGATGTTAAACGACATAAAGGAGATTGAGGAAATCGAAGAACTTCCCCTTGACGATGCTCTTGGGAGGGTTCTTGCTGAGGACGTTATTTCTCTGATAGACTTACCTCCCTTTGATCGCTCTGCAGTTGATGGGTATGCAGTTAGGGCAGAAGATACTTTTCAAGCCAGGGAATATTCTCCTGTAGAACTTGAAGTTATTGACGAGATAACAGCGGGAATGGAAAGCAAAAAAGAAGTTAGCAATGGAAAAGCGGTAAAACTCATGACTGGCAACAAAATGCCAAAAGGGGCCAATGCGGTCATCGAGCAGGAGAAGGTGAAGAGAGAAGGGAATAAGATTTACGTTCTTAGACCCGTGGCCCCGGGACAAAACGTTGCTTTCAAAGGAGAAGACGTGAAGAAAGGAGAAGTCGTTCTCAAGAAAGGCCAGATTTTAAGACCCCAAGACTTAGGTTTGCTAAAGGGGATTGGAATTAAGAGGGTCACAGTAAAAAGGAGGCCCAAAGTAGGAATAATAGTAACGGGCGATGAGCTTATTGAAGAACCCGATGAAGAGGCCTTAAACGAGGGAAAAATCCTAGAGAGCAACTCTGCGATGCTGAAGGCCCTTATTAGACAGTATTTCGGCGAGTCCATCTTTTATGGTGTAATACCAGATGATGAAGAGCTAATTGGAGCAACTCTCGAAAGGGCAAAATGTGAATGCGACCTCGTTCTCATAACTGGGGGCAGCGCCTTTGGGGAAAAAGATTATGCCCATAAATTCGTTAACCTGCTCTTCCACGGAACGACAATAAAACCGGGAAGACCAATAGGCTACGGCGAGAGGATCTTCGTGATGAGCGGCTATCCGGCAGCGGTTTTTGCCCAGTTCCACCTTTACGTTAAATATGCCCTTGCAAAGCTCTCCGGAGCAAACTATAAACCTACGAAAGTTAAGGCGAGACTTAAAGAAAAAGTCCCGTCATCTCTCGGGAGACATGAATTCGTGAAGGTTTACTATGAAAACGGCGAGGCAGTGCCTATCAAAAAGAAGGGAAGCGGAATAATGAGCGCACTAGTTGAGAGCAACGCCTACCTTGAGATCCCCGAGGACAGCGAAGGATACAAAGAAGGGGAAGAGGTCTGGGTGGTGTTGTACTGA
- a CDS encoding MogA/MoaB family molybdenum cofactor biosynthesis protein encodes MSHEEHKAKAPKKFKFAVITVSDTASLGKREDLSGYYIIEELKKEGNDNVYYAVVPDEKLKIIKAVIEALEKADIVITTGGTGITRRDITIEALRPLFDEEFVGFGEIFRLKSYEEVGTAAVLSRATAGIIRDKESKIVFCLPGSLNAVKTALEIIKREAYHILKHARE; translated from the coding sequence ATGTCTCATGAGGAACACAAGGCAAAGGCCCCTAAGAAGTTTAAGTTTGCTGTTATAACCGTCAGCGACACGGCAAGCCTCGGAAAGAGAGAGGATCTGAGTGGATATTACATAATTGAGGAATTGAAAAAAGAGGGAAATGATAACGTTTACTATGCAGTTGTCCCTGATGAGAAGCTCAAGATAATAAAAGCCGTAATTGAAGCCCTAGAAAAGGCCGACATTGTGATAACTACTGGTGGAACAGGGATAACGAGAAGGGATATTACAATTGAGGCTTTGAGGCCTCTTTTTGATGAAGAATTTGTGGGTTTTGGTGAGATTTTTAGATTGAAAAGTTATGAAGAGGTAGGAACTGCAGCAGTGCTAAGTAGAGCAACAGCTGGAATAATAAGAGACAAGGAGAGCAAAATTGTTTTTTGCCTCCCAGGAAGTTTAAATGCTGTGAAAACTGCTCTTGAGATAATAAAACGAGAAGCTTACCATATTCTAAAGCATGCAAGGGAATAG
- a CDS encoding ATP-binding protein produces MFINRKAELKLLADRVKSNKAEFVVLYGRRRIGKTALILELIRRYGGIYLLARETSETENLRRFSDRLANYFNDDILRKNPFQSWDAFFEYLHQKSKERIIVAIDEFPYLVKGNKALPSILQEYWDLKLSKSKIFLIICGSSVSMMEKLLGYKSPIYGRRTAQLKLKPMDFFNAREFLPKYSPENFLRAYGVLGGSPAYLLEFDGKKSIEENLLNYFRSDSFLYQDAPFILREELDEPRNYFAIMEAIAKGKTSLGEIMSETGLNRAIVGKYLSVLIDLDLVRREVPVTASWKSRKGKYYINDPYFAFWFRYVQPNIDLIEMEQGNALVKLVMEDIDQYLGVVFEEVTKQFLARLNKMDKLPLSFTKIGRWWYKGEEIDLVALNERERQALLVEVKWKDVSEGEARKILKELTKKAQLLDLKNWQEDYGLVGRSIEKKDKLRSEGWFVWDLEDFEALIRT; encoded by the coding sequence ATGTTCATAAATCGGAAGGCAGAGCTTAAACTTCTTGCCGATAGAGTAAAAAGTAACAAGGCAGAATTTGTGGTGCTTTATGGAAGACGAAGAATAGGTAAGACTGCACTTATTTTAGAACTGATCCGACGATATGGAGGAATTTATCTCCTAGCGAGAGAGACAAGTGAGACTGAGAATTTGAGACGTTTTTCTGATAGACTAGCGAATTACTTTAATGATGATATTCTTAGAAAAAATCCCTTCCAAAGTTGGGATGCTTTCTTTGAGTACCTGCATCAAAAGTCAAAAGAAAGAATCATTGTTGCTATAGACGAATTTCCATATCTTGTAAAGGGCAACAAAGCCCTCCCATCGATTCTTCAAGAATACTGGGATTTAAAACTCTCCAAAAGCAAGATTTTTCTGATAATATGTGGATCATCTGTAAGCATGATGGAGAAGCTTCTTGGTTATAAGAGCCCGATATATGGTAGGAGAACTGCCCAACTTAAGCTCAAGCCAATGGATTTCTTCAATGCGAGAGAATTTTTGCCCAAATATTCTCCTGAGAACTTTTTGAGGGCCTATGGGGTACTTGGAGGAAGTCCTGCGTACTTGCTCGAGTTTGATGGAAAGAAGAGCATTGAAGAGAATCTCCTAAATTACTTCAGAAGTGATTCTTTCTTATATCAAGATGCCCCCTTCATTCTACGGGAAGAGCTTGATGAACCTCGAAATTATTTTGCCATTATGGAAGCAATAGCAAAAGGAAAAACTTCACTTGGAGAAATTATGAGTGAAACTGGACTTAATAGGGCTATTGTGGGGAAATATCTTTCAGTCCTCATCGATCTCGATCTTGTGAGGCGGGAAGTACCAGTAACAGCAAGCTGGAAGAGCAGGAAAGGAAAATATTACATAAACGACCCCTACTTTGCATTTTGGTTCCGCTATGTTCAGCCCAATATTGACTTGATTGAGATGGAACAGGGAAATGCATTAGTAAAATTAGTCATGGAGGATATTGATCAGTATCTCGGCGTAGTTTTTGAAGAAGTCACGAAACAGTTCTTAGCTAGGCTTAACAAGATGGATAAGTTACCTCTCAGCTTTACTAAAATTGGTCGGTGGTGGTATAAGGGCGAGGAAATCGATCTTGTTGCACTAAATGAACGTGAAAGACAGGCTTTGCTTGTTGAGGTTAAATGGAAGGATGTAAGTGAAGGTGAGGCCAGGAAGATTTTGAAAGAGTTAACAAAAAAAGCCCAACTTCTGGATTTAAAAAATTGGCAGGAGGATTATGGACTGGTTGGAAGAAGTATTGAGAAAAAAGACAAATTAAGAAGTGAAGGATGGTTTGTTTGGGATTTGGAAGATTTTGAAGCTTTGATTAGGACCTGA